The sequence below is a genomic window from Rhodococcus sp. 4CII.
TGAATCCGCCGTCGACAGGGATTACGTGGCCGTTGATGTAGGCCGCGTCGTCGGAGGCGAGGAAGTCCACGGTGCCGGCGACTTCGTCGGGGGTGCCGTAGCGCTGCGCCGGGACCAGGCGGTTGTAGGCGGCGCGGGTGGCGGCGGTGTGCACTGCCTGTGAGAGCGGGGTTTCGATGGGGCCGGGCGCGACGGCGTTCGCGGTGATGCCGTGCGGGGCGAGTTCGACTGCTATCTGGCGGGTCAGGCCGATGAGCCCGGCCTTCGAGGTGCCGTATGCGGTGCGACCGGCACCGGCACGAATCCCGCTGGTGGAGGCGATGTTGATGATGCGGCCCCACCGCTGTTCGAGCATCAGACGGGCGGCCCGCTGGGCGCAGCGGAATGCGCCGGTGAGATTGACGTTCAGGGTCGCCTCCCAGTGATCGTCGGGATAGTCGAGGAAGGGGAGCGTCTTGGCGATCCCGGCATTGTTGACCAGGATGTCGCAGCGTCCGTAGGTTTCGGCGACCCATTTGAAGCCCGCTTCGATCGAGGCCCGGTCACCGATGTCCATCGTCAGTGCGTCCGCGCTCATGCCGCGGCTGCTCATGTCGGCGGCGAGGGCGTGGGCGGCCTCGTGATTCAGGTCGGCCAGCACGACCTGCCGGCCGTGCGCACCCAGACGTTCGGCGATGGCCGCGCCGATCCCGGCCCCGGATCCGGTGACAAGGGCAATGCGTTCATTCATCGTGATTCCTGGTTTCTTCGATGTGGTTAGGGGTGTGGTGCCTGCCGGCGCGGTGACGCCACTGCCCGAATCGCCTTCAATGGGGATGGGGTGCGTGCTCCGGGTCGGCCGCAGTGCGCTGTTCCGAGTCGTCGGATTCCCCGCCGGTCTTCGTGCGCCGGGCGTCGAGGATCGCCACGATCGCGGCGGCGGCGATGACTCCGACCCCGATGATCCAGAAGCCCGAGGCGGTGTTGCCGGAGGTGGCGACCAGACCGATGAGCAGCGGTCCGACCAGTCCACCGAAGTTTCCGCACAGGTTGACGAAGCCGACCGAGGCCCCGGCCTGGTTGCGCGGGACGATCTGCATCACCCAGGTCCACCAGAGCGCGAGGGCCGCGAAGATCGAGCCGGCGGCGACGACGAGCATCACAAAACTGAAGACCGCCCCGATGTGCACGAAATGTTGGGCAATCATGGCGGTGCCACAGACCACGAGGGGTAGCGCGATGAACGAGCCGAGGGAGCGGCCGCTGGCGACGGCTCGTTTGGTGACCACGTACAGGGCGAGGGTGCCGACGAGGAACGGGATGGCGGTCAGCAGTCCGACGAGGAACGAGCCCTGACCGGTGAGGTCGCCGATGACAGTCGGCAGCCAGAGCGTGAGCGCGTAGATCCCCATCACCCAGAAGAAGTAGATCAGCGCCAGCAACCACACCACCGGCCGCATGAAGACCTGCAGCAGGGTCGACTCGTCGGTGGTCTCCACGGTGCGGGTGGCCAGGATGTAGTCCCGTTCCTCGGCGCTGATCCGCGGATGGTCCTCGGGCTTCTCGGTGGCCGAGAAGTGCAACCAGATCGCGACCAGAATGGCGGGAACGGCCTGGATGATGAACATGGCGCGCCAGTTGGTGACCTCGATCAGCCACCCGGACAGTGGTGCCATCACCGCCGAGGACAGCGGCACGGTGTACATCGTCAAGGCGACGGCGATACCACGTTCCCGGGAGGGGAACCAACTGATGAACATCACGGCGAAGGCGGGGAAGATCGCGCCCTCGGCCAGTCCGAGGACGATCCGCGCCGCCAGCAGGACCGGCAGGTTGTGGACGACACCGGTCACCGCCGCGGACAGTCCGATGACGACCATGCACGCCACGATGATGGTCTTGGCGTGTCCCTTGCCGGCCCAGGCGCCGGCGGGCAGTCCGCTGACGACGTAGCCCCAGAAGAACGCCGAGAACACCAGGCCCATCGTGGCCGCACTCAACTGCAGTTCATCGGCAAGGTGGGGGGAAGCGACACTGATGTTGGTGCGGTCCATGAAACAGATGAAGTAGGTCACGAACAGAGGGATACCGATTCGCGCCCATCGAACCTGTCGGATGTCGATGCGTGGTGGGCGTTCGGCCGCGGACGTCGGAGTCATTGCGGGTCCTGTCTTTCCTGAGCAAGGGCGGAAGAA
It includes:
- a CDS encoding SDR family NAD(P)-dependent oxidoreductase; translated protein: MNERIALVTGSGAGIGAAIAERLGAHGRQVVLADLNHEAAHALAADMSSRGMSADALTMDIGDRASIEAGFKWVAETYGRCDILVNNAGIAKTLPFLDYPDDHWEATLNVNLTGAFRCAQRAARLMLEQRWGRIINIASTSGIRAGAGRTAYGTSKAGLIGLTRQIAVELAPHGITANAVAPGPIETPLSQAVHTAATRAAYNRLVPAQRYGTPDEVAGTVDFLASDDAAYINGHVIPVDGGFIAAGVLSD
- a CDS encoding MFS transporter; protein product: MTPTSAAERPPRIDIRQVRWARIGIPLFVTYFICFMDRTNISVASPHLADELQLSAATMGLVFSAFFWGYVVSGLPAGAWAGKGHAKTIIVACMVVIGLSAAVTGVVHNLPVLLAARIVLGLAEGAIFPAFAVMFISWFPSRERGIAVALTMYTVPLSSAVMAPLSGWLIEVTNWRAMFIIQAVPAILVAIWLHFSATEKPEDHPRISAEERDYILATRTVETTDESTLLQVFMRPVVWLLALIYFFWVMGIYALTLWLPTVIGDLTGQGSFLVGLLTAIPFLVGTLALYVVTKRAVASGRSLGSFIALPLVVCGTAMIAQHFVHIGAVFSFVMLVVAAGSIFAALALWWTWVMQIVPRNQAGASVGFVNLCGNFGGLVGPLLIGLVATSGNTASGFWIIGVGVIAAAAIVAILDARRTKTGGESDDSEQRTAADPEHAPHPH